From one Trifolium pratense cultivar HEN17-A07 linkage group LG1, ARS_RC_1.1, whole genome shotgun sequence genomic stretch:
- the LOC123907915 gene encoding NDR1/HIN1-like protein 6 — MSDHQRQRIHPMNVETQPHHRTPLVPPGSSRSEKVIHVPPPILHQHAMPAINSSKPKRNCFCKCICWTLTLLFLLLIILAATVGSLYLVFKPKLPNYSVDTLRISDLRLNFDLSLYAKFDVKITATNPNKKIGIYYEKGGKLSVFYTNTRLCEGSLPEFYQGHQNKTVLNVSLTGQVQSGSTLMAALQQQQQTGRIPLDLNIHAPVAIKLGRLKLKKVKVLGQCQLVVDSLSSNNLVSIKASNCNFRMKL; from the coding sequence ATGTCAGATCATCAGAGACAAAGAATCCACCCTATGAATGTGGAAACACAACCACACCATAGGACACCATTAGTACCTCCTGGTTCGTCTAGATCAGAAAAGGTTATCCATGTGCCTCCTCCGATTCTTCATCAACATGCTATGCCAGCGATAAACTCTTCAAAACCGAAAAGAAACTGTTTCTGCAAGTGCATATGTTGGACACTAACCTTGTTATTCCTTCTACTCATTATCTTGGCTGCAACTGTAGGAAGCCTTTACCTTGTCTTCAAACCAAAGCTTCCAAATTACTCAGTTGACACTTTGAGGATAAGTGATCTGAGACTTAACTTTGATTTGAGTCTGTATGCAAAGTTCGATGTGAAAATCACAGCAACCAACCCGAACAAGAAGATTGGTATTTACTATGAAAAAGGAGGGAAGTTGAGTGTATTCTACACAAACACAAGGCTTTGTGAAGGATCTTTACCTGAATTCTACCAAGGTCATCAGAACAAAACAGTGCTTAATGTATCCTTAACAGGTCAAGTTCAGTCCGGGAGCACATTAATGGCAGCGTTACAACAACAGCAGCAGACAGGAAGAATTCCATTGGATCTCAATATCCATGCACCAGTTGCTATCAAACTTGGGAGGTTGAAGTTGAAGAAGGTGAAAGTGTTGGGTCAATGCCAGTTGGTGGTTGATAGTTTATCATCTAATAATCTTGTAAGCATTAAGGCTAGTAACTGTAACTTCAGAATGAAACTTTAA